Proteins encoded in a region of the Synechococcus sp. BIOS-U3-1 genome:
- the rplO gene encoding 50S ribosomal protein L15 has protein sequence MTLRLDSLKPNKGARRRKLRKGRGIAAGQGASCGFGMRGQKSRSGRPTRPGFEGGQMPLYRRVPKLKHFTLVNPKNFTVLNVSALNELKAGSTVNLDSLVKAGIVTSPKHPLKILGNGELKAKLTVQAAAFTASARTKIEAAGGTCELLD, from the coding sequence ATGACTCTCCGACTCGATTCCCTCAAGCCCAATAAAGGTGCCCGACGCCGCAAACTACGCAAAGGTCGCGGCATCGCCGCCGGCCAAGGTGCGAGCTGTGGCTTCGGCATGCGTGGCCAAAAATCCCGTTCCGGCCGGCCGACCCGCCCTGGATTTGAGGGTGGTCAAATGCCTCTGTACAGGCGAGTGCCCAAGCTGAAGCACTTCACTTTGGTGAATCCAAAGAACTTCACCGTCTTGAATGTGTCAGCACTGAATGAGCTCAAGGCCGGCAGCACTGTCAACCTCGACTCACTGGTCAAGGCTGGCATTGTGACCAGCCCTAAGCACCCTCTGAAAATCCTTGGTAATGGGGAACTCAAGGCCAAGCTCACGGTTCAGGCCGCCGCTTTCACGGCATCAGCTCGAACTAAAATCGAAGCCGCCGGTGGCACCTGCGAACTGCTGGACTGA
- the rpsE gene encoding 30S ribosomal protein S5 translates to MTDSNTQTNPNNVPSAADVPAAAEGQQQEQRRGGGRDRGDRRGGRRGDRRNQERDSEWQERVVQIRRVSKTVKGGKKMSFRAIVVVGNERGQVGVGVGKAGDVIGAVRKGVADGKKHLVKVPLTRHNSIPTLSNGRDGAASVLIRPAAPGTGVIAGGSIRTVLELAGIKNVLAKRLGSKTPLNNARAAMVALNSLRTHKETAKERGISLEQIYS, encoded by the coding sequence ATGACCGATTCCAACACCCAGACCAATCCCAACAACGTGCCCTCGGCGGCCGATGTGCCTGCTGCGGCTGAAGGCCAACAGCAGGAGCAGCGCCGTGGAGGGGGGCGCGACCGTGGTGATCGCCGTGGCGGACGCCGTGGTGACCGACGCAATCAAGAGCGTGACTCCGAATGGCAGGAGCGGGTTGTACAGATCCGCCGCGTGTCTAAAACCGTGAAAGGCGGCAAGAAGATGAGCTTCCGGGCCATTGTTGTTGTCGGAAATGAACGCGGTCAGGTCGGCGTCGGTGTCGGCAAGGCCGGCGACGTGATCGGTGCCGTACGCAAGGGTGTTGCTGACGGCAAGAAGCATCTCGTCAAAGTGCCTCTGACCCGTCACAACTCCATTCCGACCCTGTCCAACGGTCGCGACGGTGCGGCCAGCGTGTTGATTCGTCCCGCAGCTCCTGGTACCGGCGTCATCGCAGGCGGCTCGATTCGCACAGTTCTCGAGTTGGCTGGCATTAAAAACGTGCTGGCTAAACGACTGGGCAGCAAAACCCCTCTGAACAACGCAAGAGCCGCCATGGTGGCTCTCAACAGTCTCCGCACTCACAAGGAGACCGCCAAGGAACGGGGGATCTCCCTCGAGCAGATCTATTCCTGA
- the rplR gene encoding 50S ribosomal protein L18, which produces MSTLSRKQQTQKRHRRLRRHLSGTAGKPRLAVFRSNTHIYAQVIDDDAQSTLCSASTVDKDLRTSLKANGNNCNASVAVGELVAKRALAKGIQQVVFDRGGNLYHGRVKALADAAREAGLQF; this is translated from the coding sequence ATGTCGACCCTCTCCCGTAAACAACAGACCCAGAAGCGTCATCGACGCCTGCGTCGTCACCTAAGCGGCACTGCCGGCAAACCCCGCCTGGCCGTATTCCGTTCCAACACTCACATCTATGCCCAGGTCATTGACGATGACGCCCAGAGCACGCTCTGTTCAGCGTCGACCGTTGATAAAGACCTACGCACTAGCCTCAAGGCCAACGGCAACAACTGCAATGCTTCTGTAGCCGTCGGTGAACTGGTGGCCAAGCGCGCTCTCGCCAAGGGCATCCAACAGGTGGTCTTCGATCGCGGCGGCAACCTATACCACGGCCGGGTGAAAGCCCTTGCCGACGCCGCCCGGGAAGCGGGCCTTCAGTTCTGA
- the rplF gene encoding 50S ribosomal protein L6, with the protein MSRIGKSPIPIPEKVTVSLNGLAVTVKGPKGELKRTLPEGVSIDQVENTIVLSPTSSKRTSRERHGLCRALVNNMIVGVESGFSKSLEIIGVGSRAQVKGTTLVVSAGYSHPIELAAPDGITFKVENNTKVIVSGIDKELVGNEAAKIRAIRPPEPYKGKGIRYEGEWILRKAGKSGKK; encoded by the coding sequence ATGTCACGTATCGGTAAATCCCCCATCCCCATCCCTGAAAAGGTGACCGTGAGCCTCAACGGACTCGCTGTCACCGTCAAGGGACCGAAGGGTGAGCTCAAACGCACACTTCCTGAGGGCGTCAGCATCGATCAGGTGGAGAACACCATCGTGTTGTCCCCCACCAGCAGCAAGCGCACCTCCCGCGAGCGCCATGGCCTTTGCCGCGCTCTCGTCAACAACATGATCGTTGGCGTGGAGAGCGGTTTCAGCAAAAGCCTGGAAATCATTGGTGTTGGCTCCAGGGCTCAAGTGAAAGGCACAACCCTTGTTGTCTCGGCTGGTTACAGCCACCCCATCGAGCTTGCAGCTCCTGACGGCATCACCTTCAAAGTTGAGAACAACACCAAGGTGATTGTTTCTGGGATCGACAAGGAATTGGTGGGTAATGAAGCCGCCAAAATTCGCGCCATCCGTCCGCCTGAGCCCTACAAGGGCAAAGGAATCCGGTACGAGGGCGAATGGATCCTCCGCAAGGCAGGCAAGTCGGGCAAAAAGTAA
- the rpsH gene encoding 30S ribosomal protein S8, with amino-acid sequence MANHDPISDMLTRIRNASEKRHQSTKVPASRMSRSIAKVLQQEGFIAEISEEGEGVQTNLVLELKYSGKNRQPTIRSMQRVSKPGLRIYKNTRGLPKVLGGLGVAIISTSKGVMSDRDARKQGVGGEVLCYVL; translated from the coding sequence ATGGCCAATCACGACCCTATTTCCGACATGCTTACCCGCATTCGTAATGCGAGTGAGAAACGTCACCAGAGCACGAAAGTACCTGCTTCCCGAATGTCTCGCAGCATCGCCAAAGTGCTGCAACAGGAAGGCTTCATCGCTGAGATCAGCGAAGAAGGCGAGGGAGTCCAGACCAATTTGGTTCTGGAACTCAAGTACAGCGGCAAGAACCGCCAACCCACGATCCGCTCCATGCAGCGGGTGAGCAAGCCAGGCCTGCGCATCTATAAGAACACCCGAGGCCTTCCCAAGGTCCTCGGCGGACTGGGGGTGGCGATCATCTCCACCTCCAAAGGTGTGATGAGCGACCGCGACGCCCGAAAGCAGGGCGTAGGCGGTGAAGTGCTCTGCTACGTCCTTTGA
- the rplE gene encoding 50S ribosomal protein L5, which produces MSLKQRYWETIQPKLLKDLSLSNVHEVPKVVKVTVNRGLGEAAANAKALEASVNELAQITGQKVVVTRAKKAIASFKIREGMPIGCAVTLRGDRMYAFLERLINLALPRIRDFRGVSPKSFDGRGNYTLGVREQIIFPEISFDKIDAIRGMDITIVTTARSDEEGRSLLREMGMPFRSN; this is translated from the coding sequence ATGTCACTGAAACAGCGCTACTGGGAGACCATTCAGCCCAAATTGCTGAAAGATCTCAGTCTCTCCAACGTCCATGAAGTCCCCAAGGTGGTCAAAGTCACCGTCAATAGGGGGCTTGGCGAAGCTGCAGCGAATGCCAAGGCCCTAGAAGCCTCGGTCAACGAACTTGCTCAGATCACCGGCCAGAAAGTGGTGGTGACCCGAGCCAAGAAAGCCATCGCCAGCTTCAAGATCCGCGAAGGCATGCCGATCGGCTGTGCCGTAACTCTGCGCGGTGATCGGATGTACGCATTCCTGGAGCGACTGATCAACCTGGCACTGCCACGCATCCGCGATTTCCGTGGCGTCAGCCCTAAGAGCTTTGACGGACGTGGCAACTACACCCTGGGAGTGAGAGAACAGATCATCTTCCCTGAAATCTCCTTCGACAAAATCGACGCCATCAGGGGCATGGACATCACCATCGTGACCACTGCCCGTTCGGATGAAGAGGGCCGGTCCCTCCTCCGCGAGATGGGAATGCCGTTCCGCAGTAACTGA
- the rplX gene encoding 50S ribosomal protein L24, producing the protein MATATPKSAAAQRIKMRLRKGDTVQVITGKDKGKTGEVLRTLPTENRVIVEGVNMRTRHVKPTQEGESGRIVTEEASLHASNVMIYSTDKKVTSRVELITEKDGSKKRRLKKTGEVID; encoded by the coding sequence ATGGCAACTGCAACTCCGAAATCCGCCGCAGCGCAGCGCATCAAGATGCGCCTCCGTAAAGGCGACACCGTTCAGGTGATCACTGGGAAGGACAAGGGCAAGACCGGAGAGGTCCTGCGCACTTTGCCCACTGAAAACCGCGTGATCGTGGAGGGCGTGAACATGCGCACTCGCCACGTCAAACCCACTCAAGAGGGTGAAAGCGGTCGAATCGTCACCGAAGAGGCATCACTGCATGCCTCCAACGTGATGATCTATTCCACCGACAAGAAAGTGACCAGCCGAGTCGAGCTGATCACTGAAAAGGACGGCAGCAAAAAGCGTCGCCTCAAGAAAACCGGCGAAGTGATCGACTGA
- the rplN gene encoding 50S ribosomal protein L14, whose amino-acid sequence MIQQESFLTVADNSGAKRIQCIRVLGSNRRYAHVGDVIVAAVKDAMPNMGVKKSDVVKAVVVRTKATLRRDTGNSIRFDDNAAVIINDDKNPKGTRVFGPVARELRDRNFTKIVSLAPEVI is encoded by the coding sequence ATGATTCAGCAGGAATCCTTTCTCACCGTTGCCGACAACAGCGGAGCCAAGCGCATCCAGTGCATCCGCGTGCTGGGAAGCAATCGTCGCTACGCCCATGTGGGCGACGTGATCGTGGCGGCTGTGAAAGACGCCATGCCCAATATGGGCGTGAAAAAGTCTGACGTGGTCAAGGCCGTGGTGGTCCGCACCAAAGCCACACTTCGTCGTGATACCGGCAACTCCATCCGGTTTGACGACAATGCCGCCGTCATCATTAACGATGACAAAAACCCCAAAGGCACCCGCGTCTTTGGGCCTGTGGCCCGCGAATTGCGCGACCGGAACTTCACCAAAATCGTCTCTCTCGCTCCGGAGGTGATCTGA
- the rpsQ gene encoding 30S ribosomal protein S17, producing MALKERVGTVVSDKMDKTVVVAVENRFPHPIYQKTVSRTTRYKAHDENNSVRVGDRVRITETRPLSRHKRWAVAEVISHSQKAEEVNK from the coding sequence ATGGCACTTAAGGAAAGGGTCGGCACCGTCGTCAGCGACAAGATGGACAAAACGGTGGTGGTTGCGGTGGAAAACCGCTTTCCCCACCCCATCTACCAAAAGACGGTTAGCCGTACCACCCGTTACAAAGCTCACGACGAAAACAACAGTGTTCGCGTTGGCGACCGTGTTCGCATCACTGAGACCCGTCCGCTCAGCCGCCACAAGCGCTGGGCCGTCGCCGAAGTGATCAGCCACAGCCAGAAGGCTGAGGAGGTCAACAAATGA
- the rpmC gene encoding 50S ribosomal protein L29 produces MANPNASELRQLSDADITEQIVGLRRELFDLRFQQATRQLANTHRFKQSRTKLAQLLTVQKERQSSTAS; encoded by the coding sequence ATGGCCAATCCCAATGCCTCCGAACTGCGTCAGCTCTCCGATGCAGACATCACAGAGCAGATCGTCGGTCTCCGTCGCGAGCTGTTCGATCTGCGCTTCCAGCAAGCCACCAGGCAGCTGGCCAACACCCACCGCTTCAAGCAGAGCCGCACCAAGCTGGCCCAACTGCTGACGGTGCAGAAGGAGCGCCAAAGCTCCACCGCCTCCTGA
- the rplP gene encoding 50S ribosomal protein L16 — translation MLSPKRVKFRKQQRGRMRGVATRGNTIAFGQFALQAQECGWITSRQIEASRRAMTRYVKRGGKIWIRIFPDKPVTMRAAETRMGSGKGNPEFWVAVIKPGRILFEMGGDEITPEIAKEAMRLAQYKLPVKTKFITLDEQEQTSGAEAPAAASASVES, via the coding sequence ATGCTTAGTCCAAAACGCGTCAAATTCCGTAAGCAGCAACGCGGCCGCATGCGCGGTGTCGCCACTCGTGGCAACACCATCGCCTTCGGCCAGTTCGCTCTGCAAGCACAGGAGTGCGGCTGGATCACCTCGCGCCAGATCGAGGCCAGCCGTCGTGCCATGACCCGCTATGTCAAACGCGGCGGAAAAATCTGGATCAGGATCTTCCCTGACAAGCCAGTCACCATGCGCGCTGCCGAGACCCGAATGGGTTCAGGTAAAGGCAACCCAGAATTCTGGGTGGCGGTGATTAAGCCAGGCAGGATTCTTTTTGAGATGGGGGGTGACGAAATCACTCCTGAAATTGCCAAGGAAGCCATGCGCCTTGCGCAATACAAGCTGCCTGTAAAGACCAAGTTCATCACTCTCGATGAACAGGAGCAGACATCCGGTGCGGAAGCTCCGGCCGCTGCTTCCGCCTCCGTGGAGTCCTGA
- the rpsC gene encoding 30S ribosomal protein S3, translated as MGHKIHPTGLRLGITQEHRSRWYAPSKSYPSLLQEDDRIRKFIHKKYGSAGISDVLIARKADQLEVELKTARPGVLVGRQGSGIEELRSGIQKTVGDLNRQVRINVVEVERVDADAFLLAEYIAQQLEKRVAFRRTIRMAVQRAQRAGVLGLKIQVSGRLNGAEIARTEWTREGRVPLHTLRADIDYATKVASTTYGVLGIKVWVFKGEVLGDEAQQQLPVGASPRRRAGRRPQQFEDRSNEG; from the coding sequence ATGGGACACAAAATCCATCCAACCGGCTTACGCCTGGGGATTACCCAGGAACACCGGTCACGCTGGTACGCACCCAGCAAGAGTTATCCGAGCCTCCTTCAAGAGGACGACCGGATTCGCAAGTTCATCCACAAGAAATATGGCTCCGCAGGTATCAGTGACGTGCTGATCGCCCGCAAGGCAGATCAGCTCGAAGTGGAGCTGAAAACCGCACGCCCCGGTGTGTTGGTTGGACGCCAGGGCAGTGGCATCGAAGAGCTGCGCTCAGGCATTCAGAAAACCGTTGGTGATCTCAACCGTCAGGTTCGGATCAATGTGGTCGAGGTCGAGCGTGTCGATGCTGATGCCTTCCTGCTTGCCGAGTACATCGCTCAACAGCTTGAGAAGCGTGTGGCGTTCCGTCGCACGATCCGCATGGCCGTTCAGCGAGCTCAACGAGCCGGCGTTCTTGGCCTGAAAATCCAGGTTTCAGGTCGCCTCAACGGGGCTGAGATCGCCCGCACCGAATGGACGCGTGAAGGTCGGGTGCCGCTGCACACCCTTCGCGCTGACATCGACTACGCCACCAAGGTCGCCAGCACCACTTACGGGGTGCTCGGCATCAAGGTCTGGGTGTTTAAGGGCGAAGTGCTGGGTGACGAAGCCCAGCAGCAACTGCCTGTGGGGGCATCCCCACGGCGTCGGGCCGGTCGCAGGCCCCAACAGTTCGAAGACCGCTCCAACGAGGGTTGA
- the rplV gene encoding 50S ribosomal protein L22: MTTSSPTATTAQAHGRFIRGSVSKVRRVLDQIRGRSYRDALIMLEFMPYRSTGPITKVLRSAVANAEHNLGLDPSTLVISQASADMGPSMKRYRPRAQGRAFAIKKQTCHISIAVAPQTDS; this comes from the coding sequence ATGACAACGTCATCCCCAACGGCAACTACCGCCCAGGCCCACGGTCGCTTCATCCGCGGTTCCGTATCCAAGGTTCGGCGGGTGCTCGATCAGATCCGCGGTCGCAGTTATCGCGACGCGCTGATCATGCTCGAGTTCATGCCGTACCGCTCCACGGGTCCTATCACCAAGGTTCTGCGTTCTGCAGTGGCCAATGCCGAGCACAACCTCGGACTTGACCCTTCAACCCTGGTGATCTCACAGGCCAGCGCCGACATGGGTCCCTCCATGAAGCGCTATCGCCCCCGAGCCCAAGGTCGTGCATTCGCGATCAAAAAGCAGACCTGCCACATCAGCATTGCTGTGGCACCCCAGACCGACTCCTGA
- the rpsS gene encoding 30S ribosomal protein S19, whose translation MGRSLKKGPFIADSLLRKVEKQNAADDKSVIKTWSRASTILPMMIGHTIAVHNGRTHVPVFVTEQMVGHKLGEFAPTRTFKGHIKDKKGGR comes from the coding sequence ATGGGACGTTCACTTAAAAAAGGCCCTTTCATTGCCGACAGCCTGCTTCGCAAGGTTGAAAAGCAAAATGCCGCCGATGACAAATCGGTAATCAAGACGTGGTCAAGGGCTTCCACGATCCTGCCGATGATGATCGGCCACACCATTGCAGTTCACAACGGCCGTACCCACGTGCCGGTCTTCGTGACCGAACAAATGGTGGGCCACAAGCTCGGTGAATTCGCACCGACTCGCACCTTCAAAGGCCACATCAAAGACAAGAAAGGAGGCCGCTGA
- the rplB gene encoding 50S ribosomal protein L2: MAIRTFRPYTPGTRTRVVTDFSEVTGRKPERSLVGSKHRRKGRNNRGVITCRHRGGGHKRQYRIVDFRRNKLGVPAKVAAIHYDPHRNARLALLFYTDGEKRYILAPAGVTIGQTVVSGPESPIEIGNAMPLSDIPLGSSVHCVELYAGRGGQMVRTAGASAQVMAKEGDYVALKLPSTEVRLVRRECYATIGEVGNSEIRNTSLGKAGRRRWLGRRPQVRGSVMNPCDHPHGGGEGRAPIGRSGPVTPWGKPALGLKTRKRNKPSNKFVLRKRRKTSKRSRGGRDS; this comes from the coding sequence ATGGCAATCCGTACCTTCCGTCCCTATACACCCGGCACCCGAACCCGGGTCGTCACTGACTTCAGTGAAGTCACCGGCCGCAAACCGGAACGTTCACTTGTGGGGTCTAAGCACCGCCGCAAAGGACGCAACAACCGCGGTGTGATCACCTGCCGCCATCGTGGCGGTGGCCATAAGCGGCAATACCGCATCGTCGATTTCCGACGCAACAAACTCGGCGTGCCCGCCAAGGTGGCCGCGATTCATTACGACCCGCACCGCAATGCGCGGCTGGCCCTTCTCTTCTACACCGATGGTGAGAAGCGATATATCTTGGCGCCTGCGGGAGTCACCATTGGTCAAACCGTGGTGTCTGGCCCTGAATCTCCCATTGAGATTGGCAATGCCATGCCACTCTCCGACATTCCTCTCGGTTCCAGCGTTCACTGCGTCGAGCTTTACGCCGGTCGCGGTGGTCAAATGGTCCGAACTGCTGGAGCCAGCGCTCAGGTGATGGCCAAGGAGGGTGATTACGTCGCCCTGAAGCTGCCATCCACTGAGGTTCGCCTAGTCCGCCGTGAGTGCTACGCCACCATCGGAGAAGTCGGTAACTCGGAGATCCGCAACACCAGCCTTGGCAAGGCAGGTCGACGCCGCTGGCTTGGACGCCGACCTCAGGTGCGGGGCAGTGTGATGAATCCCTGCGATCACCCTCATGGTGGTGGTGAAGGTCGAGCTCCAATTGGCCGCTCCGGTCCTGTCACTCCTTGGGGCAAGCCTGCTTTGGGCCTCAAGACTCGCAAGCGCAACAAGCCGAGTAACAAGTTCGTCCTCCGCAAACGTCGCAAGACGTCCAAGCGGAGCCGTGGCGGACGCGACTCATGA
- a CDS encoding 50S ribosomal protein L23: MTERFTGRLADVIRRPLITEKATRALELNQYTFEVDHRAAKPDIKAAVEQLFDVKVTGVSTMNPPRRSRRIGKYAGKRSQVKKAVVRLAEGNSIQLFPES; the protein is encoded by the coding sequence ATGACTGAGCGCTTCACGGGACGCCTGGCGGATGTGATCCGCAGGCCCCTGATTACAGAAAAAGCCACCCGAGCACTGGAACTCAACCAGTACACCTTCGAAGTGGACCACCGAGCTGCCAAGCCAGACATTAAAGCTGCTGTCGAGCAGTTGTTCGATGTCAAGGTCACCGGCGTGAGCACCATGAATCCTCCCCGCCGCAGTCGTCGGATCGGCAAATATGCCGGCAAGCGCTCTCAGGTGAAAAAGGCCGTGGTACGCCTCGCTGAGGGCAACTCCATCCAACTCTTCCCTGAGTCCTGA
- the rplD gene encoding 50S ribosomal protein L4, with product MANCVVRDWQGKEAGKASLDLKVAKETTAVDLMHRAVLRQQAHSRQGTASTLTRAEVRGGGRKPYKQKGTGRARQGSIRTPLRPGGGIVFGPKPRTYNLAMNRKERRLALRTALMARIDDVIVVKDFGTALEAPKTRQVVDALGRLGVAADAKVLIVLNSPNEVLRRSVRNLEKVKLIAADQLNVFDLLHANSLVLGEEALATIQEVYGDD from the coding sequence ATGGCCAATTGTGTTGTTCGTGACTGGCAGGGCAAGGAAGCCGGTAAGGCGTCTCTGGACCTGAAGGTGGCCAAGGAAACCACCGCAGTCGACCTGATGCACCGCGCAGTGCTGCGCCAGCAGGCTCATAGCCGTCAGGGAACCGCCAGCACCCTCACCCGTGCGGAAGTACGTGGTGGCGGACGCAAGCCCTACAAGCAGAAAGGAACCGGTCGTGCTCGTCAGGGATCGATCCGTACTCCTCTGCGTCCCGGTGGCGGCATCGTGTTTGGTCCAAAGCCACGCACCTACAACCTTGCGATGAACCGCAAGGAACGTCGTTTGGCCCTGCGCACCGCGCTGATGGCACGCATCGACGACGTGATTGTGGTGAAGGATTTTGGAACAGCGCTTGAAGCTCCAAAAACCCGTCAAGTCGTTGACGCACTTGGGCGCCTCGGAGTTGCTGCCGACGCCAAGGTTCTGATCGTGCTGAACTCCCCCAATGAGGTTTTGCGGCGTTCTGTTCGCAACCTCGAGAAGGTGAAGCTGATCGCGGCAGACCAGCTCAACGTCTTCGATCTGCTCCACGCCAATTCATTGGTGCTGGGCGAAGAGGCACTCGCAACCATCCAGGAGGTCTACGGAGATGACTGA
- the rplC gene encoding 50S ribosomal protein L3, whose translation MSIGILGKKLGMSQFFDEQGKAVPVTLIEAGPCRITQLKTSETDGYAAVQIGFGEIREKLINKPAKGHLAKSGEGLLRHLHEYRVDDLNGLELGSAITVGDFEAGQKVDVSGDTMGRGFAGYQKRHGFSRGPMTHGSKNHREPGSIGAGTTPGRIYPGKRMAGRYGGKKITTRALTILKVDSDRNLLVVKGSVPGKPGSLLNIRPANRVGAKPAKGGK comes from the coding sequence ATGTCCATCGGCATCCTTGGGAAGAAGCTGGGTATGTCCCAATTCTTCGATGAGCAAGGCAAAGCCGTCCCGGTCACCTTGATCGAGGCGGGGCCTTGCCGGATCACCCAACTCAAGACCAGTGAAACTGACGGCTATGCAGCCGTACAGATCGGCTTTGGCGAAATACGCGAAAAGCTGATCAACAAGCCAGCCAAGGGTCACCTCGCCAAATCCGGCGAAGGTCTACTCCGCCACCTGCACGAATATCGCGTTGACGACCTGAATGGTCTCGAGCTGGGTAGCGCCATCACCGTGGGTGATTTCGAGGCAGGCCAGAAGGTCGACGTCAGCGGCGACACCATGGGGCGTGGCTTCGCCGGCTACCAAAAGCGTCATGGCTTCAGCCGAGGTCCGATGACCCACGGCTCGAAGAATCATCGCGAGCCTGGTTCAATCGGTGCCGGCACGACACCTGGTCGCATTTACCCCGGCAAACGGATGGCTGGTCGCTACGGCGGCAAGAAAATCACCACTCGGGCCCTCACGATCCTCAAGGTGGACAGCGACCGCAACCTGCTCGTAGTGAAGGGTTCTGTTCCTGGCAAGCCTGGATCGCTGTTGAACATCCGACCCGCCAATCGTGTGGGTGCAAAGCCCGCCAAAGGAGGTAAGTGA
- a CDS encoding NAD(P)H-quinone oxidoreductase subunit N has translation MPLLLSGRGFRRELESAGVMAVHAPLEGGAETRLLRRLRAAGYRTQISSARGLGDPEVFLFQKHGVRPPHLGHQSVGRGAAVGEVQEVMPQLGEMLLGNKPVVLWLIEGQVLSRSELLSLCDLCRREPRLKVVVEMGGARSLRWQPMTRLLGA, from the coding sequence ATGCCGCTGTTGCTTTCAGGTCGGGGTTTCCGCCGTGAACTGGAATCTGCCGGTGTCATGGCAGTCCATGCTCCCCTAGAAGGTGGCGCAGAAACGCGTCTGCTCAGGCGACTTCGCGCAGCCGGTTATCGAACACAGATTTCTTCGGCAAGGGGTCTCGGGGATCCGGAGGTGTTTCTCTTTCAGAAACATGGCGTACGACCTCCACACTTGGGACATCAAAGCGTTGGACGTGGTGCGGCGGTCGGGGAGGTGCAAGAGGTCATGCCACAGCTTGGAGAAATGTTGCTTGGCAACAAGCCTGTAGTGCTTTGGCTCATCGAGGGGCAGGTGCTATCTCGTTCGGAATTGCTTTCTCTCTGTGACCTTTGCCGGCGTGAGCCGCGTTTGAAGGTGGTGGTGGAAATGGGTGGTGCGCGCAGTCTGCGCTGGCAGCCGATGACACGGCTGCTGGGAGCCTGA
- a CDS encoding Light dependent period protein LdpA domain-containing protein: MICGASNQDLAAVADLCALYAVAGVQCVDVAADSAVVNAARTGLNWARERTGYSPWLMVSVSDGRDAHFRKAVFDPSRCPSDCARPCERVCPADAIQFGPGVDPNRCYGCGRCLPACPLGLIETSDHRVGLDNLAHLLTELQPDALEVHTAPGRALDFDRTLNQVVAASIPLRRLAVSCGLEGHGLRPEDLVTELWGRHEALRKHGFRPLWQLDGRPMSGDVGAGTARAALRLWQQVRTSAPPGPLQLAGGTNGATIGLLDALGLPRSSGPAGVAFGGMARSIVQPLLQEAESRRSTLRDWPLGWDRALALARDLVIPWLSRP; the protein is encoded by the coding sequence TTGATCTGCGGGGCCAGCAATCAGGATCTGGCTGCAGTCGCTGATCTTTGCGCCCTGTATGCCGTTGCAGGCGTTCAGTGTGTTGACGTGGCAGCCGACTCAGCTGTGGTGAACGCTGCGCGCACGGGTCTCAACTGGGCCCGAGAACGCACCGGTTACTCCCCATGGTTAATGGTCAGTGTCAGCGACGGTCGCGATGCCCATTTTCGTAAGGCTGTCTTTGATCCTTCCCGCTGCCCTTCTGACTGTGCGCGACCCTGCGAGAGGGTCTGCCCAGCTGATGCCATTCAATTTGGGCCCGGTGTCGACCCCAACCGTTGCTACGGCTGTGGGCGCTGTTTACCGGCCTGCCCCCTGGGCCTGATTGAAACCTCCGATCACCGGGTGGGGCTCGACAACCTCGCCCATCTGCTGACGGAGCTTCAACCCGATGCACTTGAGGTTCACACTGCACCTGGGCGTGCGCTGGACTTTGATCGCACGCTTAATCAGGTTGTAGCTGCCTCGATTCCACTGCGAAGGCTTGCGGTGAGCTGCGGCCTTGAGGGGCATGGCTTGCGCCCCGAAGACCTGGTCACGGAGCTCTGGGGGCGCCACGAGGCCCTGCGCAAACATGGGTTTCGTCCTCTCTGGCAGCTTGATGGGCGGCCGATGAGTGGCGATGTCGGTGCAGGCACGGCTCGTGCGGCCCTGCGGCTCTGGCAGCAGGTTCGGACCAGCGCACCTCCAGGGCCGTTGCAGTTGGCGGGAGGAACCAATGGCGCGACCATTGGCCTGCTGGATGCTCTTGGTCTGCCGCGTTCCAGTGGTCCGGCCGGTGTCGCGTTCGGGGGCATGGCACGTTCGATTGTGCAACCTCTTCTGCAGGAGGCGGAATCGCGCCGAAGCACTCTGCGGGACTGGCCCTTGGGCTGGGACAGAGCTCTGGCGCTGGCGCGGGATCTTGTGATTCCCTGGCTTTCTCGCCCCTGA